Proteins encoded in a region of the Mycolicibacterium neoaurum genome:
- a CDS encoding thioesterase family protein, whose product MSVLFSDAMRLETAGDGVYTGALNEHWTIGPKVHGGAMLALCANAARTEIGVPGVEPIAVSGNFLWAPDPGPLQVATDVRKRGRRISLVDVELRQGERVAVRAAITLGVPENDTVPLLSTNPVVALMTPEPPPGLEPIGPGHPMADVVHLAHGCDIRPSLTTMAPRSDGGPPVIEYWVRPRECAPDVLFALLCGDVSAPVTFGVNRLGWAPTVQLTAFLRAVPADGWLRVLCTTTQIGQEWFDEDHVVVDSSGRIIVQSRQLALVPAS is encoded by the coding sequence ATGAGTGTGTTGTTCAGCGACGCGATGCGGTTGGAGACCGCCGGCGACGGGGTCTACACGGGGGCGCTCAACGAGCACTGGACGATCGGCCCGAAGGTGCACGGCGGGGCCATGCTGGCGCTGTGTGCCAATGCCGCGCGCACCGAGATCGGTGTCCCGGGTGTGGAACCGATCGCGGTGTCGGGAAACTTCCTGTGGGCGCCGGATCCGGGCCCACTGCAGGTGGCCACCGATGTGCGTAAGCGGGGTCGCCGGATCAGTCTGGTCGACGTCGAACTGCGCCAGGGCGAGCGGGTCGCCGTGCGCGCGGCCATCACGCTCGGCGTGCCCGAGAACGACACCGTCCCGCTGTTGTCGACGAACCCGGTGGTCGCGTTGATGACCCCGGAACCACCGCCCGGACTGGAGCCGATCGGACCGGGACATCCAATGGCCGATGTGGTGCACCTGGCCCACGGCTGCGATATCCGGCCGTCGCTGACCACCATGGCGCCGCGCTCGGATGGCGGCCCGCCGGTCATCGAGTACTGGGTCCGCCCGCGTGAGTGCGCTCCGGACGTCCTGTTCGCCCTGCTGTGCGGTGATGTGTCGGCCCCGGTGACCTTCGGCGTCAACCGGCTGGGTTGGGCGCCCACCGTGCAGCTGACGGCCTTTCTGCGGGCCGTCCCGGCCGACGGCTGGTTGCGGGTGCTGTGCACGACGACCCAGATCGGTCAGGAGTGGTTCGACGAGGACCACGTCGTGGTCGACTCCAGCGGCCGGATCATCGTGCAGAGCCGTCAGCTCGCACTGGTGCCCGCGTCCTGA
- the mshA gene encoding D-inositol-3-phosphate glycosyltransferase produces MRVVPEPSGLTEARRVAVLSVHTSPLSQPGTGDAGGMNVYVLQTALELARRGVEVEIFTRATSSSDEPVVQVAPGVLVRNVVAGPFEGLDKNDLPTQLCAFTAGVLRAEATHEPGYYDIVHSHYWLSGQVGWLASDRWAVPLVHTAHTLAAVKNAALAEGDTPEPVLRSVGEQQVVDEADRLIVNTEIEASQLVSLHHADPASIDVVHPGVDLAVFTPGSRRQARKALGLAEDDRVVAFVGRIQPLKAPDVLLRAAAKVPDLRVLIAGGPSGSGMDTPNGLVRLAAELGITDRVTFLPPQSRDELVGIYRAADMVAVPSYNESFGLVAVEAQACGTPVVAAAVGGLPVAVRDGVTGALVDGHDAGDWAAALQSVLAGDADRLSAAAVAHAATFSWAHTVDGLLDSYGRAVTDYRSRHPRSAAPTRRTGRRFALRRGVRA; encoded by the coding sequence GTGCGTGTCGTACCCGAACCGTCCGGACTGACGGAGGCCCGCCGCGTCGCGGTCCTGTCGGTACACACCTCACCGCTGTCGCAACCGGGTACCGGCGACGCCGGCGGAATGAACGTCTACGTGTTGCAGACCGCGCTCGAGCTGGCCCGCCGTGGTGTCGAGGTGGAGATCTTCACCCGCGCCACGTCCTCGTCGGATGAGCCGGTGGTCCAGGTGGCGCCCGGGGTTCTGGTGCGCAATGTGGTGGCAGGCCCGTTCGAAGGGCTGGACAAGAACGACCTGCCCACCCAGCTGTGCGCCTTCACCGCCGGGGTGTTGCGTGCCGAGGCCACCCACGAGCCCGGCTATTACGACATCGTCCATTCGCATTACTGGCTTTCCGGCCAGGTGGGGTGGCTGGCATCGGATCGCTGGGCGGTGCCGCTGGTGCACACCGCCCATACGCTGGCCGCGGTGAAGAACGCTGCTCTTGCCGAAGGCGACACCCCCGAGCCGGTCCTGCGTTCGGTCGGTGAACAACAGGTGGTCGACGAGGCCGATCGGCTGATCGTCAACACCGAAATCGAGGCAAGCCAACTGGTTTCGTTGCACCACGCCGACCCGGCCAGTATCGATGTGGTGCACCCCGGTGTCGACCTGGCGGTGTTCACCCCCGGCTCGCGCAGGCAGGCGCGTAAGGCGCTCGGCCTTGCCGAGGACGACAGGGTGGTCGCGTTCGTCGGTCGGATCCAGCCGTTGAAGGCGCCGGACGTGCTGCTGCGAGCGGCGGCCAAGGTCCCCGACCTGCGGGTGCTGATCGCCGGTGGTCCCTCCGGCTCCGGAATGGACACTCCGAACGGGCTTGTTCGACTGGCCGCCGAGTTGGGTATCACCGATCGCGTGACATTCCTCCCACCCCAATCACGTGACGAATTGGTCGGCATCTACCGTGCTGCCGACATGGTCGCGGTGCCGAGCTACAACGAATCCTTCGGGCTGGTCGCCGTCGAGGCGCAGGCCTGCGGCACCCCGGTGGTGGCCGCCGCCGTCGGCGGTCTGCCGGTGGCGGTGCGCGACGGTGTGACCGGTGCTCTGGTCGACGGCCACGATGCGGGGGATTGGGCGGCGGCCCTGCAGTCGGTGCTGGCCGGTGACGCCGATCGGCTCAGCGCGGCCGCCGTCGCGCACGCGGCGACCTTCTCCTGGGCGCACACCGTCGACGGGTTGCTGGACAGCTACGGCCGGGCGGTCACCGACTACCGGTCCCGCCATCCGCGATCGGCGGCGCCCACGCGGCGGACCGGCCGTCGTTTCGCGTTGCGCCGGGGGGTACGGGCATGA
- the regX gene encoding two-component sensory transduction protein RegX — protein MTSVLIVEDEESLADPLAFLLRKEGFEATVVSDGPSALAEFERTGADIVLLDLMLPGMSGTDVCKQLRSRSSVPVIMVTARDSEIDKVVGLELGADDYVTKPYSARELIARIRAVLRRGADNDDPGISDGVLEAGPVRMDVERHVVSVNGEQITLPLKEFDLLEYLMRNSGRVLTRGQLIDRVWGADYVGDTKTLDVHVKRLRSKIESDPASPVHLVTVRGLGYKLEG, from the coding sequence ATGACCAGTGTCCTGATCGTGGAAGACGAAGAGTCCCTTGCTGATCCGCTGGCGTTCCTGTTGCGCAAGGAGGGGTTCGAGGCCACCGTCGTCTCCGACGGCCCGTCGGCGCTTGCCGAGTTCGAGCGCACGGGGGCCGATATCGTGCTGCTGGACCTCATGCTGCCCGGAATGAGCGGCACCGATGTCTGCAAGCAGTTGCGGTCGCGGTCCAGTGTGCCGGTCATCATGGTGACCGCGCGGGACAGTGAGATCGACAAGGTCGTCGGGCTGGAACTCGGCGCCGATGACTATGTCACCAAGCCGTACTCGGCCCGTGAGTTGATCGCCCGCATCCGCGCGGTGCTGCGCCGCGGCGCCGACAACGACGATCCCGGTATCTCCGACGGCGTGCTGGAGGCCGGTCCGGTGCGGATGGACGTCGAGCGGCATGTCGTCAGCGTCAACGGCGAGCAGATCACGTTGCCGCTCAAGGAATTTGATCTGCTCGAGTATCTGATGCGCAACAGCGGACGGGTGCTGACCCGCGGGCAGCTGATCGACCGGGTCTGGGGTGCCGATTACGTCGGCGACACCAAAACCCTCGACGTTCACGTCAAGCGGCTGCGCTCGAAGATCGAGTCCGACCCGGCCAGCCCGGTGCATCTGGTGACCGTCCGCGGGCTCGGCTACAAGCTGGAGGGCTGA
- a CDS encoding ROK family protein: MSTATVVRQTPAAHAKRALLARHHIVAPSLKVAEVAAASVFGAARQRGPIARDAIARVTGLSIATVNRQVTALLDAGVLRERADLAVSGAIGRPRIPVEVNHEPFLTLGLHIGAKTTSIVATDLFGRTLDVVETPTPRGSQSAALASLAGSARRYLSRWHRRRPLWVGVASGGVVDSTSGYLDHPRLGWAEAPVGPVLAETLGLPVSVASHVDAMAGAELLLAVRRPNTQAGTSLYVYARETVGYALSIGGRVHSPASGPGTIAALPVSSELLGGSGKLESTVSDEAVLTAARAQRIIPAEGPTSTMATVLRAARGGHEGARALLAERARVLGEAVALLRDMLNPDDLVVGGQAFTEYPEGMELVERAFADRSVLGARDIRVTAFGNRVQEAGAGVVSLGGLYADPIAAMRRAQQRRSEAAVLGAS, translated from the coding sequence GTGAGCACCGCCACCGTCGTTCGCCAGACCCCCGCCGCACACGCCAAGCGCGCTCTGCTGGCCCGCCACCACATCGTCGCGCCGTCACTGAAGGTCGCCGAGGTGGCCGCGGCATCGGTGTTCGGTGCCGCCCGGCAACGCGGCCCGATCGCCCGAGATGCGATCGCCCGAGTCACCGGCCTGAGCATCGCCACGGTGAACCGCCAGGTCACCGCCCTGCTCGACGCCGGCGTGCTGCGCGAGCGTGCCGATCTCGCGGTGTCCGGGGCGATCGGCCGTCCCCGGATCCCGGTCGAGGTCAACCACGAGCCGTTCCTGACCCTGGGCCTGCACATCGGTGCCAAGACCACCAGCATCGTGGCCACCGACCTGTTCGGCCGCACCCTCGACGTCGTCGAGACGCCGACCCCGCGCGGCAGCCAGAGCGCGGCGCTGGCCTCCCTGGCCGGTAGCGCTCGTCGTTACCTCAGCCGCTGGCACCGGCGCCGCCCGCTGTGGGTCGGCGTGGCCAGCGGCGGTGTGGTGGACAGCACCTCGGGTTACCTCGACCACCCGCGGTTGGGCTGGGCCGAGGCGCCGGTCGGGCCGGTGCTGGCCGAGACGCTCGGGTTACCTGTCTCGGTCGCCTCACACGTGGACGCCATGGCCGGCGCCGAACTGCTGCTCGCTGTGCGCCGCCCGAACACGCAAGCCGGCACCAGCCTGTATGTCTATGCCAGGGAGACCGTCGGCTACGCGCTGTCCATCGGCGGCCGGGTGCATTCGCCGGCCAGCGGCCCGGGCACCATTGCCGCACTGCCGGTCAGCTCTGAATTGCTCGGCGGCTCAGGGAAACTTGAGTCGACCGTCAGCGACGAGGCGGTCCTGACCGCGGCTAGGGCGCAGCGCATCATCCCGGCCGAGGGTCCCACCTCGACGATGGCGACGGTGCTGCGCGCCGCGCGTGGCGGGCATGAGGGGGCCCGCGCCCTGCTGGCCGAACGGGCCCGCGTGCTCGGCGAGGCGGTGGCCTTGTTGCGTGACATGCTCAACCCCGATGACCTCGTCGTCGGCGGGCAGGCCTTCACCGAGTATCCCGAGGGGATGGAACTGGTGGAGCGGGCCTTCGCCGACCGCTCGGTGCTGGGTGCGCGCGATATCCGCGTCACGGCGTTCGGAAATCGGGTGCAGGAGGCCGGTGCCGGTGTGGTCTCCCTCGGTGGCCTCTATGCCGACCCGATCGCCGCGATGCGACGGGCCCAGCAGCGCCGCAGTGAGGCCGCGGTGCTCGGCGCGTCCTGA
- a CDS encoding YbjN domain-containing protein: MSVTRLIEETLAANDLEYTHHKGVKGGLPGLVVALPGERRLKTNTILSVGEHSVRVEAFVCRRPDENFEAVYKFLLKRNRRLYGVAYTLDNLGDIYLVGWMANGSVTAEEIDRVLGQVLEAVDSDFNTLLELGFRSSIQKEWEWRVARGESLKNLEAFEHLIED, translated from the coding sequence ATGAGTGTGACCCGCCTCATCGAGGAGACCCTGGCCGCCAACGACCTGGAATACACCCACCACAAGGGCGTCAAGGGCGGTCTGCCCGGCCTCGTCGTGGCGCTGCCGGGGGAGCGCAGGCTCAAGACCAACACCATCCTGAGCGTCGGCGAGCATTCGGTGCGGGTGGAGGCCTTCGTCTGCCGCCGTCCCGACGAGAATTTCGAGGCCGTCTACAAGTTCCTGCTCAAGCGCAACCGCAGGCTGTACGGCGTGGCGTACACGCTGGACAATCTCGGCGACATCTACCTGGTGGGCTGGATGGCCAACGGTTCGGTGACCGCCGAGGAGATCGACCGCGTGCTCGGCCAGGTGCTCGAAGCCGTCGACAGCGATTTCAACACCCTGCTGGAGCTGGGCTTCCGCTCATCGATCCAGAAGGAATGGGAGTGGCGGGTTGCCCGCGGCGAATCCCTGAAGAATCTCGAAGCCTTCGAGCACCTCATCGAGGACTGA
- a CDS encoding FUSC family protein produces the protein MTDSNSNADNTATRPISVAELLARNGSIGAPAPGGRRRRRRGNADAVTVAELTGEIPIISMTDEPPAPEQPTAEATDEATEKATAEVEAAEAPTAEETAVDAPVLDEPQAEPDPEPEPDAEETAAVDAAATDYDAHLQQREAEPEPVAFQPRRRAHGFSRRAAEADVTETASETATAEAMSPDPLLDDDGALDDIDDVEGTHDRPSYLKSPSDTLFGGDSVADEATRRTRTPGPEDIDLESGDLDRSDLDDTELLLIGDAGEQHEGSAFMRGLWVVVQSVLAVALGAGLFIAFDQLWRWNNIVALALSVLVILGLVVGVRVVRKTEDIASTLIAVAVGAMVTLGPLALLQST, from the coding sequence ATGACTGATAGCAACAGCAACGCAGACAACACGGCCACGCGACCCATCTCTGTCGCCGAGCTGCTCGCCAGGAACGGGTCGATCGGAGCGCCCGCGCCCGGCGGGCGTCGCCGGCGCCGTCGCGGCAACGCCGACGCGGTGACCGTCGCCGAGCTGACCGGGGAGATCCCGATCATCTCGATGACCGACGAGCCCCCGGCCCCCGAACAGCCCACCGCCGAGGCCACCGACGAAGCCACCGAGAAAGCCACGGCCGAAGTCGAGGCGGCTGAAGCCCCGACGGCCGAGGAGACCGCCGTCGACGCGCCCGTCCTCGACGAACCGCAAGCCGAACCGGACCCCGAACCCGAACCGGATGCCGAGGAGACCGCGGCGGTCGACGCCGCGGCCACCGACTACGACGCGCACCTGCAGCAGCGCGAGGCGGAGCCGGAGCCGGTGGCCTTCCAGCCCCGCCGTCGTGCCCACGGGTTCTCCCGCCGTGCCGCCGAAGCCGATGTCACCGAGACGGCCAGCGAGACGGCCACCGCCGAGGCGATGAGCCCGGACCCACTGCTCGATGATGACGGTGCCCTCGACGACATCGACGATGTCGAGGGCACCCACGACCGGCCGTCCTATCTGAAGTCCCCATCGGACACCCTCTTCGGCGGCGATTCGGTGGCCGACGAGGCGACGCGGCGCACCCGGACCCCCGGCCCGGAGGACATCGACCTCGAAAGCGGTGACCTGGACCGCAGCGATCTCGACGACACCGAGCTGCTCCTGATCGGTGACGCCGGCGAGCAACACGAGGGCTCCGCGTTCATGCGCGGTCTATGGGTCGTCGTGCAGAGTGTCCTGGCCGTCGCGCTCGGTGCCGGGTTGTTCATCGCCTTCGACCAGCTGTGGAGATGGAACAACATCGTCGCACTGGCGTTGTCGGTACTGGTGATCCTCGGCCTGGTCGTCGGCGTGCGGGTGGTCCGCAAGACCGAGGACATCGCCAGCACGCTGATCGCGGTGGCGGTGGGCGCCATGGTCACCCTCGGCCCGCTGGCGTTGCTGCAATCCACCTGA
- a CDS encoding SDR family oxidoreductase, producing the protein MTTSTDKRRVAVVTGASAGIGEATAKTLASLGFHVVCVARREAPIQALAAEIDGTAIVADVTDPVAVASLAKRLDRVDVLVNNAGGARGLESVAEADIEHWRWMWESNVLGTLQVTKALLSKLIDSGDGLIVTVTSIAALETYDNGSGYTSAKHAQGVLHRTLRSELFGKPVRLTEVAPGMVKTDFSLNRFDGDAGRAGKVYAGVTPLVAEDIAEVIGFVASRPSHVDLDLIVVRPRDQVTGATGSRINRRT; encoded by the coding sequence ATGACGACCTCAACCGACAAGCGCCGCGTCGCGGTGGTCACCGGCGCCAGCGCCGGCATTGGTGAAGCGACCGCCAAAACCCTTGCCTCGCTTGGCTTTCACGTAGTGTGCGTGGCCCGCCGCGAAGCCCCCATACAAGCGCTGGCCGCCGAGATCGACGGCACCGCGATTGTGGCGGACGTCACTGACCCGGTCGCGGTCGCGTCGCTGGCCAAGCGCCTGGATCGCGTCGACGTGCTCGTCAACAACGCCGGCGGCGCCCGCGGCCTGGAGTCGGTGGCCGAGGCCGATATCGAGCACTGGCGCTGGATGTGGGAGTCCAACGTGCTGGGCACGCTGCAGGTCACCAAGGCGCTGCTTTCGAAGCTGATCGACTCCGGCGACGGGCTCATCGTCACCGTCACCTCGATAGCCGCCCTGGAGACCTACGACAACGGATCGGGCTACACGTCGGCCAAGCACGCCCAGGGCGTCCTGCATCGCACCCTGCGCAGCGAGCTGTTCGGAAAACCGGTGCGGCTCACCGAGGTTGCGCCGGGCATGGTCAAGACCGACTTCTCGCTCAACCGGTTCGACGGTGACGCGGGCCGTGCCGGGAAGGTGTACGCCGGGGTGACCCCACTGGTCGCCGAGGACATCGCCGAGGTCATCGGGTTCGTCGCCAGCCGACCGTCGCACGTCGACCTGGACCTGATCGTGGTGCGCCCGCGCGATCAGGTGACCGGCGCTACCGGGTCCCGGATCAACCGCCGGACCTAA
- a CDS encoding sugar phosphate isomerase/epimerase: MRPAIKVGLSTASVYPLRTEAAFEHAARLGYDGVELMVWAEAVSQDIDAVEAMSQRYGIPVLSVHAPCLLISQRVWGANPIAKLERSVRAAEQLGAQTVVVHPPFRWQRRYAEGFSAQVADLEAGSDVLVAVENMFPFRADRFWGTGKPSIERMRRRGGDPGLAVSAFAPSYDPLDGGHAHYTLDLSHSATAGTDALELARRMGDGLVHLHLCDGSGASTDEHLVPGRGNQPAAQICRQLATSDFTGHVILEVTTSGARNAAERDALLTESLQFAREHLLR; the protein is encoded by the coding sequence GTGCGTCCCGCGATCAAGGTCGGTCTGTCGACGGCCTCGGTATATCCGCTGCGCACCGAGGCGGCGTTCGAGCACGCCGCCCGCCTGGGCTACGACGGGGTCGAGCTGATGGTGTGGGCCGAGGCGGTCAGCCAGGACATCGATGCCGTCGAGGCGATGTCGCAGCGGTATGGGATCCCGGTGCTCTCGGTGCACGCACCGTGCCTGCTGATATCGCAGCGGGTCTGGGGGGCCAACCCGATCGCCAAGCTGGAACGCAGTGTGCGCGCCGCCGAACAGTTGGGCGCCCAGACCGTCGTGGTGCACCCGCCGTTCCGCTGGCAACGCCGGTACGCCGAGGGGTTCAGCGCACAGGTCGCGGACTTGGAGGCCGGCAGCGATGTACTGGTCGCGGTGGAGAACATGTTCCCGTTCCGCGCCGACCGGTTCTGGGGTACCGGCAAACCGTCGATCGAGCGGATGCGACGGCGCGGCGGCGACCCCGGGCTGGCGGTGTCGGCGTTCGCACCGTCCTATGACCCGCTCGACGGCGGTCACGCGCACTACACGCTGGACCTGTCGCACAGCGCCACCGCCGGCACCGATGCGCTCGAGTTGGCCCGGCGGATGGGTGATGGCCTGGTGCACCTCCACCTCTGCGACGGCAGCGGGGCGTCCACCGATGAACACCTCGTCCCCGGTCGCGGTAATCAACCCGCCGCCCAGATCTGCAGACAGTTGGCGACGTCGGATTTCACCGGGCACGTCATCCTCGAGGTCACCACCTCGGGAGCGCGCAACGCCGCCGAACGGGATGCGCTGTTGACCGAGTCCCTCCAATTCGCAAGGGAGCACCTGCTGCGATGA
- a CDS encoding sensor histidine kinase, whose amino-acid sequence MSVGSALLLAAALAVLALGIGVAVGMVAMRKIAARRAERDIEEGGGITVSQMLSHIAAMSPMGIVVVDTFRDVVYMNDQAIELGLVRDRLLDDRAWQAVQRCLATGADVDIDLSPRKRQKTGRSGLAVRGHVRLLVEGAHQFAVVFVGDQSEQARMEATRRDFVANVSHELKTPVGAMGVLAEAMLASTEDPDTVRRFAEKMIIESVRLADMIGELIELSRLQGAEPLPDLESVDVDGVVAEAVSRYKVAADSAHITITTDAPTGFRVLGDERLLVTAIANLVSNAIAYSPDGSDVSISRRRRGDEIEIAVTDRGIGIARADQERVFERFFRVDKARSRATGGTGLGLAIVKHVAANHNGSIRLWSQPGTGSTFTLSIPAIPEGQSADEEE is encoded by the coding sequence GTGAGTGTCGGTTCCGCGCTGCTGTTGGCGGCAGCGCTGGCTGTGCTCGCGCTCGGGATAGGCGTCGCCGTCGGCATGGTGGCGATGCGCAAGATCGCCGCCCGCCGGGCCGAGCGCGACATCGAAGAAGGCGGTGGGATCACCGTCTCCCAGATGCTCAGCCATATCGCCGCGATGTCCCCGATGGGGATCGTCGTCGTCGACACCTTCCGCGATGTCGTCTACATGAACGACCAGGCCATCGAACTGGGCCTGGTGCGTGACCGGTTGCTCGACGACCGCGCCTGGCAGGCCGTCCAGCGTTGTCTGGCCACCGGCGCCGATGTCGATATCGACCTTTCCCCGCGCAAGCGGCAGAAGACCGGCCGTTCGGGTCTGGCGGTCCGCGGACATGTGCGGTTGCTGGTGGAGGGCGCGCATCAGTTCGCGGTGGTGTTCGTGGGCGATCAGTCCGAGCAGGCCCGCATGGAGGCCACCCGCCGGGATTTCGTGGCCAACGTCAGCCACGAGCTCAAGACGCCGGTCGGGGCCATGGGTGTGCTCGCCGAGGCCATGCTGGCCTCCACCGAGGATCCCGACACGGTGCGCCGGTTCGCCGAGAAGATGATCATCGAGTCGGTGCGGTTGGCCGACATGATCGGTGAGCTGATCGAGCTGTCCCGGCTGCAGGGTGCCGAACCGCTGCCGGATCTGGAGAGCGTCGACGTCGACGGTGTCGTCGCCGAGGCGGTCTCGCGCTACAAGGTCGCCGCGGACAGCGCGCACATCACCATCACCACCGATGCGCCGACGGGCTTCCGGGTGCTCGGCGACGAGCGGCTGCTGGTCACCGCGATCGCCAACCTGGTGTCCAACGCCATTGCGTACTCCCCGGACGGATCGGATGTGTCGATCAGTCGGCGTCGCCGCGGCGACGAGATCGAGATCGCGGTGACCGACCGCGGAATCGGTATCGCCCGCGCCGACCAGGAGCGGGTTTTCGAGCGGTTCTTCCGGGTCGACAAGGCGCGCTCACGCGCCACCGGGGGCACCGGTCTGGGGTTGGCGATCGTCAAGCATGTGGCGGCCAATCACAACGGATCGATCCGGCTGTGGAGTCAGCCGGGCACCGGTTCGACGTTCACCCTGTCGATTCCGGCAATACCTGAGGGCCAATCGGCCGATGAAGAAGAATGA
- a CDS encoding phosphoglyceromutase has protein sequence MPTLILLRHGESDWNQKNLFTGWVDVDLTDKGRAEAVRGGKLLAEQGVLPDVLYTSLLRRAITTANLALDAADRHWIPVHRDWRLNERHYGALQGLDKAATKEKYGEEQFMAWRRSYDTPPPPIEKGSEFSQDADPRYADIPGGAPLTECLADVVERFVPYFEQAIVPDLKAGKTVLIAAHGNSLRALVKYLDGMSDADVVGLNIPTGIPLLYELDENLKPTVAGGKYLDPEAAAAGAAAVAAQGAK, from the coding sequence ATGCCGACCTTGATCCTGCTGCGCCACGGCGAGAGCGACTGGAACCAGAAGAACCTGTTCACCGGGTGGGTCGATGTCGACCTCACCGACAAGGGCCGGGCCGAGGCGGTCCGCGGCGGCAAGCTGCTCGCCGAACAGGGCGTGCTACCCGACGTGCTCTACACCTCGCTGCTGCGCCGCGCGATCACCACCGCCAACCTGGCACTGGACGCGGCCGACCGGCACTGGATCCCGGTGCACCGGGACTGGCGGCTCAACGAGCGGCACTACGGCGCGCTGCAGGGCCTGGACAAGGCGGCCACCAAGGAGAAGTACGGCGAAGAGCAGTTCATGGCGTGGCGCCGCAGCTATGACACGCCGCCGCCGCCCATCGAGAAGGGCAGCGAGTTCAGCCAGGATGCCGACCCCCGCTACGCCGACATCCCGGGTGGGGCCCCGCTGACCGAATGCCTCGCCGACGTGGTCGAGCGTTTCGTCCCGTACTTCGAGCAGGCCATCGTGCCCGACCTCAAGGCCGGTAAGACGGTCTTGATCGCGGCGCACGGCAACTCGCTGCGCGCCCTGGTGAAGTATCTGGACGGAATGTCCGATGCCGATGTCGTGGGTCTGAACATCCCGACCGGTATCCCGCTGCTCTATGAACTGGACGAGAACCTGAAGCCCACGGTCGCCGGCGGGAAGTACCTGGATCCCGAGGCCGCCGCCGCCGGGGCAGCGGCCGTCGCGGCGCAGGGCGCCAAGTAG
- a CDS encoding Ppx/GppA phosphatase family protein has protein sequence MRLGVLDVGSNTVHLLVVDARRGGHPTPMSSTKAALRLAEAIDSTGKLTRKGADKLVSTVDEFAKIATSSGCSELMAFATSAVRDATNSEAVLARVQSEAGVSLRVLSGVDESRLTFLAVRRWYGWSAGRIINIDIGGGSLELSSGVDEEPDVALSLPLGAGRMTREWLAEDPPGRRRVAMLRDWLSTELSEAGSVIQSAGTPDLAVATSKTFRSLARLTGAAPSGAGPRVKRTLTASGLRQLIAFISRMTTADRAELEGVSAERAPQIVAGALVAEASMKALGVETVEICPWALREGLILRKLDSEADGTALVETIPATPEGKRR, from the coding sequence GTGCGATTGGGCGTGCTGGATGTGGGCAGCAATACGGTTCATCTGTTGGTCGTCGACGCCCGCCGCGGTGGACACCCGACACCGATGAGTTCGACCAAGGCCGCGCTGCGGCTGGCCGAGGCGATCGATTCGACCGGCAAGCTGACCCGTAAGGGTGCGGACAAGCTCGTCAGCACGGTCGACGAGTTCGCCAAGATCGCCACCAGTTCGGGATGTTCGGAGTTGATGGCCTTCGCCACCTCCGCGGTGCGTGACGCCACCAACTCCGAGGCGGTGCTCGCCAGGGTGCAGTCCGAGGCCGGGGTTTCGCTGCGCGTGCTCAGCGGTGTCGACGAGTCGCGGCTGACGTTCCTGGCGGTGCGCCGGTGGTACGGCTGGAGCGCCGGGCGCATCATCAACATCGATATCGGCGGCGGCTCGTTGGAGTTGTCCAGTGGGGTCGACGAGGAGCCCGATGTGGCGCTGTCGCTGCCGCTGGGCGCGGGGCGGATGACCAGGGAGTGGCTGGCCGAAGATCCGCCGGGCCGCCGGCGGGTGGCGATGCTGCGTGACTGGCTGTCCACCGAGCTCTCTGAGGCGGGGTCGGTGATCCAGTCGGCAGGCACACCGGACCTCGCGGTCGCCACATCCAAGACGTTCCGGTCGTTGGCGCGGCTCACCGGCGCGGCGCCATCGGGGGCGGGGCCGCGGGTCAAGCGGACGCTGACCGCGAGCGGTCTACGCCAGCTGATCGCATTCATCTCTAGGATGACAACGGCCGACCGAGCCGAGTTGGAGGGGGTGAGTGCCGAGCGGGCGCCACAGATCGTGGCGGGGGCGCTGGTTGCCGAGGCGAGTATGAAGGCCTTGGGTGTCGAAACGGTGGAGATCTGTCCCTGGGCGTTGCGGGAGGGACTGATCCTGCGCAAACTCGACAGTGAAGCCGACGGAACCGCCCTGGTCGAGACCATCCCAGCCACTCCCGAGGGCAAAAGACGATGA